GTGAACGCCTTTTTCAACGGCGTGCGGCAGGATGGCAAAGTGCTCAAGGCCGACCGGGCGCAGGGCGTGTTTCAGATGGATTTCACCAGTTTTGCACGGCGGTTGATCAGCTCGGGCCGGTTGAACAAGGGCCGTCAGATGTCGCGCAAATACGACAGCGTTTTTAAGGTGATTGAGAAGCGATACGGCGTGTCGCGTGGGGTGCTTTTGGCGTTTTGGGCGTTTGAGACCGATTACGGCGGTTATCAGGGCGATTTCAACACGCGCAACGCTTTGGTGACGCTGGCGCATGATTGCCGCCGGCCGGAGTTGTTTCGCCCGCAAGTGTTTAGCGCGATTGAGCTTTTTGAGCATGGAGATTTCTCGCCGTCGCGCACCACCGGGGCTTGGGCCGGGGAGATCGGGATGGTGCAGATGCTGCCGCGCGATATCCTTGAAAACGGGGTGGATGGCGATGGCGACGGGCATGTGCGGCTGAAAACGTCGGCACCGGACGCGTTGATGTCGGGGGGCAAGATGTTGCAAAGCCTCGGCTGGCGCGCGGGAGAACCGTGGCTGCAGGAGGTTGTTGTGCCGGATTCGCTGGATTGGTCAAAAACCGGATTGCAGACGCAATTGCCGGCGGCGGAATGGGCCGCGATGGGCGTGAAGGCGCGGTCAGGTGCGTTAAGCCAAGGGTTGCCTGCGTCGATTATCCTGCCACAGGGGCGCAAGGGACCGGCGTTTATCGCCTATCCGAATTTTCGGGTTTATTTTGAGTGGAACCAGAGTTTCACCTATGTTCTGACGGCGGCTTATTTTGCCAACCGGCTGGAAGGCGGGGCGGTATTTGATGCGGGTCGCCCGGAGGCGGGGCTGTCCGGTAGCGAGATGAAGCAGCTGCAGCGCAAATTGGCGGAACGTGGGTATGACGTGGGCAAGTTTGACGGGATTTTGGGCGCGGGCACGCGGGCTGCGGTGCGTGATGTTCAGCAGAAGTTGGGGATGCCTGCCGACGCTTGGCCGACGAAAGCGTTGCTTGGGAAGTTATAGGTTGGGGCGTTGCCGGCGGCGTAATCGTTGCGCAGTCTTGGGGAGCGGCTGAAGGGTGGAGCTCAACAGAAAGCTAGCCATCGGAGTGTGGTGATCGGTTTGGTCAGCAAATTGGTGTTGCAGCTGATGCGTCAGTGCATAGTCCGGTGAGGCCGAACCTGCTCTAGGCCGCTGTTTTAAAAGGGATAACTTTGGGGAAAGAGCGTCGGGATGATCATTCTCAGAGTTGACGTCGCGAGAATGACCATCCTTTTTTCGGCACTTTGTTCGCTCAAAACCCGCTCACTACGTTTCGCCATGATGACGCGTGATTTGAACTGGGTGAGAGCGATTGGATTTGGCCTTAGTTAACCACTCACCGAGGCCAAGCCGGCGTCGAGAGCGGTAAGGATGGTTTGGACATCCGCGGACGTCAGCACCAAAGGCGGCGACAGGATGATGTTGGGGCCGGAGACGCGCACCATCGCACCGGCGCGGTAAGCTTCTTCCTGAATCGCGTTGATGGTGCCTTTGTCGATCGCGGCCTTGGTGGCGCGGTCGGAGACGAGCTCCATCGCGCACATCAGCCCGTGACCACCGCGCACATCGCCGATTTGGTCGTATTTTGATTGCAGCGCGAGCAGGCCGTCGAAGAGTTCCTTGCCACGGGCGGCGGCGTTTGTGGGCACGTCGAGGCGTTTGGTTTCGGCCAGGCAAGCGAGCGCGGCGGCGGCGCCCACCGGGTGGCCGGAATAGGTGTAGCCGTGGCCGATGGCGGCTTTGCCGGTCTCGTCCTTTTCAAAAGTTTCGACAACGCTTTCGGCGATCATCACCGCGCCGAAGGGGAAATACCCGTTGGTGATGGCCTTGGCGGTGCACATCATGTCGGGCTGCACCCCCCAATGGCGCGAGCCGGTCCATGAGCCGGTCCGACCAAAGGCGGTGATGACCTCGTCAGCGATCAGGAGGATGCCGTTTTTCGAGCAAATCTCGCGCACGCC
This genomic window from Rhodobacteraceae bacterium D3-12 contains:
- a CDS encoding lytic murein transglycosylase — translated: MRILMMIAFLLSAGSAQAQCGGSFNAFVQAMKQEAVAKGHAPDMVNAFFNGVRQDGKVLKADRAQGVFQMDFTSFARRLISSGRLNKGRQMSRKYDSVFKVIEKRYGVSRGVLLAFWAFETDYGGYQGDFNTRNALVTLAHDCRRPELFRPQVFSAIELFEHGDFSPSRTTGAWAGEIGMVQMLPRDILENGVDGDGDGHVRLKTSAPDALMSGGKMLQSLGWRAGEPWLQEVVVPDSLDWSKTGLQTQLPAAEWAAMGVKARSGALSQGLPASIILPQGRKGPAFIAYPNFRVYFEWNQSFTYVLTAAYFANRLEGGAVFDAGRPEAGLSGSEMKQLQRKLAERGYDVGKFDGILGAGTRAAVRDVQQKLGMPADAWPTKALLGKL